The Chanos chanos chromosome 6, fChaCha1.1, whole genome shotgun sequence genome includes a region encoding these proteins:
- the LOC115815209 gene encoding olfactory receptor 13-like: protein MSLGNVSAKIITEFVITGFDTVENQMATGVAMLIVYVLVMLANIANIWFIIMDKRLHKPMYLFICNLAVVDMVYSTSACPTMIGVLLAGCKTISYLPCLVQMFVFHLGGVMEMFAIAAMAFDRLIAVCSPLRYHVILTNVRTLLVIVLLWFVTSVIVTVMPATVIPLPFCQSSLKYILCDYAALIRATCASPNWYFNMISIITFFLLFGTFGFICLSYFRIVISIFKMSSKNDKKKMFKTCFSHLIVIVCYYCPLFIRIILTRMGVVLTLEERHGLMIGAILGPSLVNPFIYCFRTTEIRNKILRIAPNVEPT from the coding sequence ATGTCTCTTGGAAATGTTTCTGCAAAAATCATTACTGAATTTGTCATAACTGGATTTGATACGGTTGAAAACCAGATGGCTACTGGAGTTGCTATGCTGATTGTTTATGTCTTGGTAATGCTTGCTAACATTGCAAATATATGGTTCATCATTATGGACAAACGTCTACACAAGCCAATGTATCTTTTCATCTGCAATCTGGCTGTTGTTGATATGGTATACAGCACCAGTGCCTGTCCAACGATGATTGGTGTCCTGTTAGCAGGATGTAAAACCATATCTTACCTGCCTTGTTTAgtacaaatgtttgttttccatttagGAGGTGTGATGGAAATGTTTGCCATTGCTGCCATGGCATTTGATCGCTTGATTGCGGTGTGCAGTCCTTTACGCTATCATGTGATTTTGACAAATGTCCGCACTTTGCTAGTTATAGTTCTTCTGTGGTTTGTGACTTCTGTGATAGTGACTGTTATGCCAGCCACTGTAATTCCACTACCTTTTTGTCAGTCTTCTCTAAAATACATCCTGTGCGACTATGCTGCTCTTATCAGAGCAACTTGTGCAAGTCCGAATTGGTATTTTAACATGATATCCATTATTACATTCTTtctgctttttggaacttttgGTTTTATTTGCTTGTCCTATTTCAGAATAGTAATTTCTATTTTCAAAATGTCCTCAAAGAATGACAAgaagaaaatgttcaaaacttGTTTCAGTCACTTAATTGTGATTGTATGCTACTATTGCCCCTTATTCATTCGGATTATCTTGACCAGGATGGGTGTGGTTTTGACCCTTGAGGAGCGTCATGGGTTAATGATTGGAGCAATTCTTGGTCCCAGTTTAGTAAATCctttcatttactgttttaGGACCACTGAGATTAGGAACAAAATTTTGAGAATAGCACCAAACGTTGAACCAACCTAA